From the genome of Nitrospirota bacterium:
GGGATGGTGTACCTACGCGCCGGTCGGCCCAAAGCACCGGTCATCTATGGACCGGAAGAACGGTTCCAGATCGGCGGGTCCAAAGTCATTCGCCAGAGCGCCGCGGACGTCCTCACGATCGTCGCAGCGGGCGTGACACTCTTCGAAGCACTCAAGGCCTACGATCAGCTCAAGACGGCGGGAATTTCCGTACGGATCATCGACCTCTACAGCATCGCGCCGATCGACCGTGCCACCCTGATCGAGAGTGCCAAAGCCACCCAGGGCCGCATCCTCACCGTGGAAGACCACTATGCCCACGGAGGATTAGGCGACGCAGTTCTCAGCGCAGTCGGAACGGAAGGTTTGAACGTTCACAAACTCGCGGTTCGGACCATTCCCCACAGCGGGAAGCCGGACGAGCTCGTGGACCACTTTGGCATCGGAGCACGATCCATTGTCGAAGCAGCCAAAGACATCACAAAATAAATCCTCCTACGCCGCCCTTCCCCATGAGTTGGCCGGGATTCCGCTCCTGAACATTCTGTCAGGAGCGGCGCGCCAACGAATGCTGCAGGAGCTGACCGAAGCCCATTACGGCAAAGGCGACTTCATTTTCCGCGAAGGCGACCCGACCGAATACTTCCACATCGTCAAGACCGGAACGGTCAAGTGCGTCAAGTCCACTCCGGAGGGGAAAGAATGCACGCTGAAGATGCTCATGCCGGGCGACCTCTTCTGCTGCGACGCAGCCGCCTTCGATGGCGCCTCCCATCCAGGCTCGGCCCAGCCCATGGGAAACGTCAGCATCTTTCGAATGAGCAAAAAGGCCTACTTCGAGATGCTGCGACAAAGTCCGGACGCCGCGCTTGAAGTCATCAAGTTTTTAGGCAACCGACTGAACGAAGCCCAGGAAAAAACCAAGGATCTGGCGCTCGACCGGGCCGACCAACGACTCGCCTCGCTGCTCGTCGATCTCGCCACCCGCAACGGGATCAAAGATCCGAGCGGGATTCGACTCACGATTCGCCTCACCAGACAGGATATGGCCAACATGGTGGGGATCACGACGGAAACGGCCATTCGCATCATGGGCCGGTTCAAACGCGACAAGTTGGTCTCCGGCACCGCCAGCCGCCTCCTGATTTGCAATCTTCCAGGCTTGAAAGCCCTCGCTTCCGCCTCGTAGTCCCCGCACACACTGTTTTTCAAAATGCCGCAAACATGATATTTGTCATGTTTTATGCTGCCGACCTAGCGTATGCTTTTGACTCTCAGTCGCACGATCCCGCAGCCTGACCAAGTCAAACCTACTGGTCGTGCGCCAATGAACCGTCCACCCCTAACAAGAGGAGCAGAGAGACCATGCGTGCATCAGAGAAAGCGTTCAGCACATTTGCCATCGTCACAGGCCTCCTCGCCGGAAGCCTGACGTTCTCATCGCCCACCTGGGCCAAAACCCATAACATCGCCATGACCGCAGTGGAAACCGATGTCGTCATCGACGGAAGCGGAGAGAAATATGCCGCCTGGACCTTCGACGGCACCGTCCCGGGACCGGTCGTCCGGGTCACGGAAGGCGACACGATCAATTTCACCTTGACCAATCCCGCCACGAACAAGAATCCCCATGCGATGGATTTCCATGCGGCGGAAATCGACTTCCTGAAAAACTATCGGGCCATCAATGCCGGTGAAACGATCAGCTACACCTTTGTAGCCAAGAAGCCGGGGATCTTTTTCTACCATTGCGGAGCGCCCCCGATGATCCAGCATGTCGCGCGTGGCATGTTCGGCGCCATCATCGTCGATCCCAAAAATACGAAGGCCTGGCCCAAAGCGGATCGGGAATATGTGCTCGTCCAGTCGGAATTCTTCAAGAACCCGACCGACGTGCAAGCGATGTTCGATCGCAAATACGACAACATGCTCTTCAACGGCGGCATCTTCAAATATCACCCCTTCGTAACCGGCGGCGGCAAGTTAGATGCGAAGCCCGGCGAGCGCGTCAGGATTTATTTCGTAAATGCCGGCCCGAACGAGTTCTCGTCATTCCATCCGATCGGTGAAATCTGGGACAACGTCTACGAGAGCGGCAATCCCAGCAACAAACTTACCGGCGTTCAGACCTATGTCGTCGGGCCAGGCAGCGCAGCGACGTTCGATGTCGTGGTTGAATCGGCCGGCGCCTACCCGCTGGTTACGCACTCGCTCACCGGCGCGCTTCGCGGCGCGATCGCGGTGTTGCTGGTCGGACCGGATGCCAAGCCTGCGCCACTCATGCCGATGGTGCCCTGGGTGCTGCCAGCAAAGTAAGGACTAGAAACAGGGAGCGATCGACCAAGAGGCTGGTCGCTCCCTTCAGTTTCGCGTGCAAAAACGAATCATGCTGAACATTATATTGGCCACATTCGTACTGCTCGCAGCCCTAGGCCTCTCCCCCGCTTCAGCCGGCGCACCGAAAGAACGCATCGCCCTCATGCTGACAGGATCAACCTGCCGCGAGGCACAACAGACGATCGAACCGATCTTGCGACGCACAGATGGAGTCTTCGCCGTGGATGGCGCCAGCGTCCCGGAGCATCTGCTCATCGACGTCGAGGAAGGCAAGACCTCCGCGCAGGACCTCCTCACGATCGTGCAGACAACGATCGGTGCAGACCTTTCATGTCGGGTCGAAATTATGAGATCATGCATCACAGCCCCTGAACACAACAGGACAGACGCACCAGCCAAGTAGGAACCGGCCTCTCATCACTCGCGCAACAGAACATGCCATACAGACGCCCTGCCGAGCCCTGTCGGCCCCATCGCTTCTTGCGCGCGCTCTCGGTCATGAGCCTCTCCCTCACGGTCTGGCTGCTCGCGTCCCCGGTCATGGCGCAGGACGCGCTGCTCGAATGGCTCCCTATCAGACCCTTCAACTTTGACGTGACATTCAGCCAACGGACCTTCGCGCCTGAGAATCGAGTGATTGGCGTCCAAGCCGGAATCACGGCGCTTCGCTATGGCGATCTCGAAGTCCGCACGATGTACCAGTACTACAGCAACCACACGCCAACCTTTACAACGGATCAAAACTCCCTCTATCTCAATCCTCGCTGGAACAACTTCATCGATATTCTGGATTTCCCCAAGGGTGCCCCGATCAGCCGCACGATTCGGCATATCCTCTTCGGCCCCC
Proteins encoded in this window:
- a CDS encoding multicopper oxidase domain-containing protein, coding for MRASEKAFSTFAIVTGLLAGSLTFSSPTWAKTHNIAMTAVETDVVIDGSGEKYAAWTFDGTVPGPVVRVTEGDTINFTLTNPATNKNPHAMDFHAAEIDFLKNYRAINAGETISYTFVAKKPGIFFYHCGAPPMIQHVARGMFGAIIVDPKNTKAWPKADREYVLVQSEFFKNPTDVQAMFDRKYDNMLFNGGIFKYHPFVTGGGKLDAKPGERVRIYFVNAGPNEFSSFHPIGEIWDNVYESGNPSNKLTGVQTYVVGPGSAATFDVVVESAGAYPLVTHSLTGALRGAIAVLLVGPDAKPAPLMPMVPWVLPAK
- a CDS encoding Crp/Fnr family transcriptional regulator; amino-acid sequence: MSKQPKTSQNKSSYAALPHELAGIPLLNILSGAARQRMLQELTEAHYGKGDFIFREGDPTEYFHIVKTGTVKCVKSTPEGKECTLKMLMPGDLFCCDAAAFDGASHPGSAQPMGNVSIFRMSKKAYFEMLRQSPDAALEVIKFLGNRLNEAQEKTKDLALDRADQRLASLLVDLATRNGIKDPSGIRLTIRLTRQDMANMVGITTETAIRIMGRFKRDKLVSGTASRLLICNLPGLKALASAS